TGGATTCTGAAATGAAGAATTTTATTGATCTAGAGTttgcagcttcagcaaaggatcgttaccttgtcatggtgctggagcttgagcacctcaatgatgccatgagctaaactgtgaagggccacccaagacgggaagctcatgacagagaggtcagactaaatgcgatccctggggaaggtaatggcaacccaccccagtattcgtgccctgaaaactaaatggatcagtacaaccagagagatgtcggtataccatcagaagatgagacccccaggtcagaagatggtcaaaatgctactggggaggaacagaggatgagctcaactagccccagacatgacgacgcagctagctcaaagccgaaaggacggctagcggccgacggtgctggtggtgaacggcgaatccgatgttctaaggatcaacacaccattggaacctggaatgtaagatctatgagccagggcaaattggatgtggttattggtgagatgtcaagattaaagatagacattttgggtgtcagtgaactgaaatggactggaatgggccacttcacatcaaatgaccaccagatctactactgtggacaagaggaccacagaagaaatggagtagccttcataattaatagtcaagtggctaaagcagtgcttggatacaacccaaaaaatgatagaatgatctcagttcgaattcagggcaagccatctaacatcacactgatccaaatatatacgccccaaccacagatgctgaagaagctgaagtagagcagttctatgaggatctgcagcacctactggacaacacgcctaaaagagatgttattttcatcacgggagactggaatgctaaggtgggcagtcaaatgacacctggaattacaggtaagcatggcctgggagaacaaaacgaagcaggacacaggctgatagaattttgccaagacaactcaatgtgcataacaaacaccctcttccagcaacctaagagacggctttatacatggacttcaccagatggacaacaccgaaatcagattgattacatcctttgcagccaaaggtggcggaatctatacagtcggtaaaaacaagacctggagctgactgtagttctgatcatgaacttcttattgcacaatttaggatcagactaaagagattagggaagacccacagatcagctagatatgagctcactaatattcctaaggaatatgcagtggaggtgaagaatagatttaagggactggacttagtagatagggtcccggaagaactatggacagaagttcacaacattgttcaggaggcggcaacaaaatacatccccaagaaagagaaaaccaagaaggcaaaatggctgtctgctgagacactagaagtagcccaagaaagaaggaaagcaaaaggcaacagtgatagggggagatatgcccaattaaatgcaaaattccagaggttagccagaagagatcaggaattatttttaaacaagcaatgtgtggaagtggaagaagacaatagaataggaaggccaagagacctcttccagagaattagaaacattggaagtaaattccaggccaaaatgggtatgatcaaaaacaaagatggcaaggacctaacagaagaagaagagatcaagaaaaggtggcaagaatatacagaagacctgtataggaaggataacaatatcggggatagctttgatggtgtggtcagtgagctagagccagacatcctgaagagtgaggttgagtgggccttaagaagcatttctaataacaaggcagcaggagacgatggcatcccagctgaactgttcaaaatcttgagggatgatgctgtcaaggtaatgcatgctatatgccagcaaatttggaaaacacaagaatggccatcagattggaaaaaatcaacttatatccccataccaaaaaaggggaacactaaagaatgttcaaactatcgaacagtggcactcatttcacatgccagtaaggtaatgctcaagatcctgcaaggtagacttcagcaattcatggagcgagaattgccagatgtacaagctgggtttagaaaaggcagaggaactagggaccaaattgccaatatccactggataatggaaaaagccagggagtttcagaaaaacatctatttctgttttattgactattctaaagcctttgactgtgtggaccataacaaattgtggcaagttcttagcggtatggggataccaagtcatcttgtatgcctcctgaagaatctgtataacgaccaagtagcaacaggaaggacagaccacggaacaacagactggtttaagattgggaaaggagtacggcagggctgtctactctcaccctacctattcaacttgtacgcagaacacatcatgcgacatgctgggcttgaggaatccaaggctggagttaaaattgctggaaaaaacattgacaatctcagatatgcagatgataccactttgatggctgaaagcgaagaagaactgaggagccttatgatgaaggtgaaagaagaaagtgcaaaagctggcttgcagctaaacctcaaaaacaccaagatgatggcaaccagcttgattgataactggcaaatagagggacaaaatgtagaagcagtgaaagactttgtattcctaggtgcgaagattattgcggatgctgactgcagtcaggaaatcagaagacgcttaatccttgggagaagagcaatgacaaatctcgataaaatagttaagagcagagacatcacactgacaacaaaggtctgcatagttaaagcaatggttttccccatagtaacatatggctgcgagagctggaccataaggaaggctgagagaaggaagatcgatgctttggaactgtggtgttggaggaaaattctgagagtgccttggactgcaagaagatcaaaccagtccatcctccaggaaataaagccagactgctcacttgagggaatgatatgaaaggcaaaactgcaatactttggccacataatgagaagacaggacaccctggagaagatgctgatgctagggagagtggagggcaaaaggaagaggggctgaccaagggcaaggatgatattctagaggtgacagactcgtccctgggggagctgggggtgttgacgaccgacaggaagctctggcatgggctggttcatgaagtcacgaagagtcggaaatgactaaacgaataaacaacacagagTTTGCAGAAAACTTTATAGGTCTGATATAAAGGGCTAGTAGTCTTTTTAAATATCTCTttttaagaaacatttttttggagggagatgggttgACTTGGGGAAAAGTCCCTGTACTTTATTTCACTACATCTCTTCCAGAACTACGTACTCTAagtttttttaagtttcttttttacatttttgccttatattttaaaatctatttttaaagttctttattatgtttttctatttgatgttttaattttttaaaattatttgtagttttacttgctctttctttctttttttttttagtttatcagAAGGCTAAGTCATGaaatgaaaatgcttttttttctccttgacctaCAGGTTTTTAATGTGCAGTTTTCAATTTATAGCTACTTAGTAGTGTCTTGAACATAAAAGTCCTTGGGTGTCCTTTTAAGACAGTTAAAATTTTAAgttgtttttcttcattaaagGAACTCaacagttttccagttgaaagtatggttaagtctgtccatatGTCATTAGATTAATCTCAACAAAACATCTCTGGAAacggaaaaaaataataattcccttTTGTTTTACTACCAAATgtgctttattttcatttctgaagTTTGCGGAAAAATAATTGTGTTATTTTCATTCTGTCCCAAAGATCCCACTTGCCAAGGTAAACTTATAAAATGACTTTGTATTGtactgtagattttaaaaatctaacaatTGGACTGGGCTTCTGTagcaaacagaaacagaaattcaGATGATAAGCTAGCTATATCTCCCCTTCTTGACATTGTATTCCCTGACAGGTCTGGAACATGGACGGAGGTTAAGAAATGTCCCAGTGGCAGTTTAACGTCCTTTTCTCTCCGGGTGGAAGCCCCTCAAGGAATAATACGAGATGATACAGCAGCCAATAATATTAAGTTCACTTGTGAAGAGGAGATTGTGCTGACAGGTTCTTCAAACAGTTGGGGTAATTTTGGTTCATGGAGCAGTCTCTGCGATCCTGGTGCCATATGTGGTATCCAGACAAAGGTTGAGCCTAATGTggctaaaatattttatgataacACAGGACTTAATGATGCGAAGTTTTTCTGCTGTGATTGAAACCTAGGTGTTTTATCATCCAGCTATCTGAATTCTAATGTTTCTTGATATGTGACTGAACTATACGTGGATAatataaaagtatacaaaaaaattaaaaacgaACAGTTGAATCTTAAAGAAAagttgcatgttttttttttaaatcacatttcctGAAGCCTCCTGGGATTAACAGACTTCCCTTGCATTATGCTAGGGTTGTGTTCCCTGGGAACCTCACCTATAgtaaattcatttaaaatgagACCCTGACCCAGTGGAAAAAAAGGGCATGGTGTCATATTTGTAAGCAAAATGCTTTTATGTGCTCATACATTTGTTGAGCCTTATTATTAAGCAATGttacttttttttgtttcttgtctCATGTTCTGTGTACAATAAAAGCATTTCCTCGATCTTTTTTCCAGCTGGATTTCTAACGTATGTGGTTATCATGGCAGACAAAGAGGTAAAATGCATCATGGCACTACGGAAATTCATTGGCATTCTTAGTTAGTTGCACACATTAGATTTGCCCGGCTTAGAAACGCATCCTGAGGATCTTCTGAAGGGCTGAGGATCCTTCACCATCTTCAGTGTACCATAATATGTCCAACTTGAGGTCCTTTCTATGTTGGGTAAGTGGGTTGGACAAGATGTTGATGGCCATTTTGATCCTATAGTAACAGTAGTAGCTATTGCAGGTATGGAAGTAAGTGGGAGACAGGATTCACAACTAGAACAACCACTCAACAGAATGGAAAATGCATGAGTGAGGGCAGAAAAGGGCTTTGTCAGGAAAATAATCAAGTGGCTTTGGTGGGAATGTTTCAAGATCTTTGGTGCAAATGACTCTCTAAGCACAAGTTAcataaaagtgattttttttcccccatgaagtGATCCCCCAAATCTCATAGGAGCAAATTTGCAGAAAGCAAATGAGCAAAAAATGAATTTGGGCAATGTGAGGAAAACCTGTATCTATGTATTAACATTTTTATACTATCCTGAAAAAATGATTCTTGGAGTGAACAGAAGAATCCCAAACAGCAATCACCCCAACAGAATAATTATGACAATAAATAGCAATAAGgagtaaaataaaatcagatgacCACCCTCCATTGCCACTGGACATTAAAAATCTTCAAAAGGCCAtctaaaaacaaatgttttaaaaagtttcctGAAGGCAAGGAGCAAAGGGGCCAAGCATCTGCCTGTGGATAGTGCATTTCATAGTGTAGCCATGTCCCCTTCATCTCCTATGTAGCTTGGATTTTAAGCAATAATTTTTGGATGACCAAGCAGTATGAGCAGAATCATTCCGCCTAAGGGAATCTGGCGCCAAGCCATACTGGGCTTTATAGGTAAAACATATTAACTGATTTCTTTGTGttatctttatctagttttaggatttgtgtggtgaacagatcacgttttaggtcacatttatgcagaaatattgaaaaatcaaaagggttcacaaacttttaaacacCTCTGCATAACATTCAAGCTGGTAGCAAGAATCTTTGCCACTGACATTTATAAATACCTGACCTCATATTCATTAtaccatatatatatagagagagaaaaggaattttCTAAACTTCTAGAGATACAAAAGACCAATTTTAAtagataaaacaatatttaaaaactctAAAAGGCATAAAATAAACCTTTACATTGTTTGAAttggttaccaaaaaaaaaaaaggagttaacTCAGTACCCAATATTTAGattaa
The Candoia aspera isolate rCanAsp1 chromosome 5, rCanAsp1.hap2, whole genome shotgun sequence genome window above contains:
- the LOC134498397 gene encoding vitelline membrane outer layer protein 1-like, producing MDFPLSSAVFLILSCWLWNAECRKYNSVLTVPNGGKWGTWGDMAFCSEGYANGFSLKVQPPQGLEDDSSLNGIRIHCTNGEVAESACGPSGTWTEVKKCPSGSLTSFSLRVEAPQGIIRDDTAANNIKFTCEEEIVLTGSSNSWGNFGSWSSLCDPGAICGIQTKVEPNVAKIFYDNTGLNDAKFFCCD